The following proteins are encoded in a genomic region of Labeo rohita strain BAU-BD-2019 chromosome 5, IGBB_LRoh.1.0, whole genome shotgun sequence:
- the pkn3 gene encoding serine/threonine-protein kinase N2 isoform X2 gives MGVKEEQGDVIQPSESSQNMSDDLLSCIERGRALWTDRKMLSTAQQMLQDSKTKIELLRMQIVKVTQAKEGERETTQPEGRPSETISPLELRVEELRHHLRIEAAVAEGAKNVVKQLGVRKVQDRRALAEAQARLQESSQKLDLLRLSLEQRLGELPHDHPKRAAIKEELTVGSSPVVGLQRDRLRSSSSASSSLFKPASLTGRLDVRLMGCQDLLESVPGRCRVSNMSSAPGSPSESKSLRMRTGLSTRSTNGKTTKTDELSSEISAVLKVDNKIVGRTHWRPLSKEAWNQSFTIELERSRELEIAVYWRDWRSLCAVKFLRLEDFLDNQRHGMCLYLEPQGTLFTEVRFNNPVIERHPKLQRQKRIFPKEKGKNFLRAAQMNMNFATWGRLMMSVLPPCNSTVTALSPPLPGSEPMSPPSVSTPPSSGDSAVVKLNFSEERPAKPPRVHLAQNPMTDSSLSGTPARMNSVEDNQVLKGRPAPQPTSQRKEGMQMEDFNCISVLGRGHFGKVLLAEFKRTGKLYAIKALKKGDVVTRDEVDSLMCEKRIFETINVSRHPFLVNLYGCFQTPDHVCFVMEYSPGGDLMTHIHNSIFSDRQTRFYSACVLLGLEFLHQNRIVYRDLKLDNLLMDSDGFVRIADFGLCKEGMGHGDRTSTFCGTPEFLAPEVLTDSTYTRAVDWWGLGVLIYEMLVGESPFPGDDEEEVFDSIVNDEVRYPRFLSPESVSIIQKLLQKNPEKRLGAGEQDANEVKRHRFFQGIDWEALLAKRVKPPFVPSIKAPGDVSNFDEEFTRLKPVLTPPQTPFFLTAEQQEFFADFDFSALH, from the exons GATCGGAAGATGTTGTCCACAGCCCAGCAGATGCTGCAGGATAGCAAGACGAAAATCGAGCTGCTCCGCATGCAGATTGTCAAAGTCACCCAGGCCAAAGAGGGAGAGCGAGAGACCACACAGCCAGAGG GTCGCCCCTCTGAAACAATTAGTCCACTTGAGCTGCGGGTGGAGGAGCTCAGGCACCATCTGAGGATTGAGGCAGCTGTGGCAGAAGGTGCCAAAAATGTGGTCAAGCAGCTTGGTGTACGCAAAGTGCAGGACCGACGTGCTTTAGCGGAG GCTCAGGCCCGTTTGCAGGAATCTTCTCAGAAACTGGACCTGTTACGTTTGtctctggagcagcggctggGAGAACTTCCACACGACCATCCCAAACGAGCTGCCATTAAAGAGGAGCTGACAGTCGGGTCCTCGCCTGTCGTCGGGTTGCAGAGAGATCGTCTGCGCTCTTCATCTTCAGCATCCTCTTCGCTCTTCAAACCAGCCAGCCTGACAG GGCGACTGGATGTCAGGCTGATGGGTTGTCAGGACCTGCTGGAGTCAGTTCCAGGCCGCTGTCGGGTAAGCAACATGTCCTCCGCCCCTGGAAGTCCCTCTGAGTCCAAATCACTCAGGATGAGAACCGGCCTCTCCACCCGCAGCACCAATGGCAAGACCACCAAGACTGATGAGCTCTCAT cGGAGATCAGCGCTGTTTTGAAGGTGGATAACAAGATAGTTGGTCGCACACATTGGCGGCCGCTGAGTAAGGAGGCCTGGAATCAGAGCTTTACCATCGAACTCGAACGG TCTCGGGAGCTGGAGATTGCAGTGTACTGGCGAGACTGGAGGTCCCTGTGTGCTGTGAAGTTCTTGCGTTTAGAAGATTTTCTAGACAACCAGCGGCACGGCATGTGTCTTTATCTAGAGCCACAGGGCACGCTGTTCACAGAG GTGAGATTCAACAATCCTGTCATTGAACGACATCCTAAACTACAACGACAGAAACGGATTTTCCCAAAAGAAAAAG ggaAAAATTTCCTGCGGGCAGCACAGATGAATATGAACTTTGCCACTTGGGGGCGTTTAATGATGAGCGTGCTGCCCCCCTGTAACAGCACCGTCACCGCCTTGAGCCCTCCTCTGCCTGGTTCTGAGCCCATGTCCCCTCCATCTGTGTCCACGCCCCCTTCTTCTGG AGACTCAGCAGTTGTTAAACTGAATTTTAGTGAGGAGCGTCCTGCCAAGCCTCCGCGCGTCCACTTGGCACAGAACCCCATGACTGACTCATCACTTTCTGGG ACTCCTGCCAGAATGAATTCTGTTGAGGATAATCAAGTTCTCAAAGGCAGGCCTGCGCCCCAGCCTACATCTCA GAGGAAAGAGGGGATGCAGATGGAGGATTTCAACTGCATTTCTGTTTTAGGAAGAGGGCACTTTGGAAAG GTCCTGCTGGCTGAATTCAAGAGGACTGGGAAACTATATGCCATCAAAGCCCTCAAGAAAGGGGATGTTGTCACCCGAGATGAAGTGGACAG ttTAATGTGTGAGAAGAGAATATTTGAGACCATCAATGTGTCCCGTCATCCTTTCCTGGTGAACCTGTACGGGTGCTTCCAGACACCTGACCATGTGTGCTTTGTGATGGAATATTCACCTGGAGGAGACCTGATGACCCACATCCATAACAGCATCTTCTCTGATCGCCAAActag GTTTTATTCTGCATGTGTATTACTAGGCCTGGAGTTTCTGCACCAAAACCGGATTGTATACAG GGACCTAAAACTGGACAATTTGTTAATGGATTCAGATGGCTTTGTGAGAATTGCAGATTTTGGACTTTGCAAAGAAG GTATGGGACATGGCGATCGCACATCAACCTTTTGTGGCACCCCAGAGTTTCTGGCCCCGGAGGTTTTGACAGACAGCACCTATACCCGTGCAGTGGACTGGTGGGGTTTGGGTGTACTCATCTATGAGATGCTAGTGGGAGAG TCTCCATTCCCTGGTGATGATGAAGAGGAGGTGTTTGATAGCATAGTGAACGATGAAGTGCGCTACCCCAGGTTTTTGTCTCCTGAGTCAGTCTCTATAATACAAAAG TTGTTGCAGAAGAACCCTGAAAAACGACTGGGCGCAGGAGAGCAAGATGCCAATGAAGTAAAGAGACACAGGTTCTTCCAG GGCATAGACTGGGAAGCCCTGTTGGCCAAAAGAGTCAAACCTCCCTTCGTGCCATCCATTAAAGCCCCAGGAGACGTCAGTAATTTTGACGAGGAGTTCACGCGGCTGAAGCCTGTCCTGACCCCTCCTCAGACCCCGTTCTTCCTCACCGCTGAGCAGCAGGAGTTCTTTGCAGACTTTGACTTTTCGGCCCTGCACTGA